The following proteins are co-located in the Trichormus variabilis 0441 genome:
- a CDS encoding NADAR family protein gives MTIYFYKVWQPYGCFSNFSPHSIEIQGTHWLTVEHYYQAQKFVGSVDAAIIPAIRTSKTPEEAAALGRCTSRQLRPDWDLVKTIVMREAVLKKFLTHADIREVLLSTGNEVLVENSSCDYFWGCGADKTGQNHLGKILMSVREEIRKLQVLSVVYRE, from the coding sequence GCTGTTTTTCTAACTTTTCTCCCCATAGCATTGAAATTCAGGGGACTCACTGGTTAACAGTGGAACATTATTATCAAGCGCAAAAGTTTGTTGGCAGTGTAGATGCGGCGATTATACCCGCTATCCGTACTAGCAAAACGCCAGAAGAAGCTGCTGCTTTAGGACGATGTACCAGTCGTCAACTTCGCCCAGATTGGGATTTAGTTAAAACTATAGTTATGCGAGAAGCTGTACTGAAAAAATTTCTGACTCATGCTGATATTAGAGAAGTTCTCTTAAGTACAGGTAACGAGGTTTTGGTAGAAAACTCTTCTTGTGACTATTTTTGGGGCTGTGGAGCAGATAAAACAGGACAAAATCATCTCGGTAAAATTCTCATGAGTGTGCGTGAAGAAATACGTAAACTACAAGTACTTTCTGTGGTTTATAGAGAATAG